Sequence from the Amycolatopsis sp. NBC_00345 genome:
CGGCACGCCGGGCCGCATCTTCATCAAGGAGGGCGACGGCGTGGTGATCGTCGCCGGCCCCGAGGCCCGGCGCGGGCACTCCCCCGGGCTGCTCGTCGAGCGCGTCCGCACCGCCGACGGCACCGAGCTGGCCGCAGCCGACTACTTCACCACGATGGGCGGGTACCTGACCGACCGCCCCTGAGCCCCTTGTGAGTGTTTATGACGGTTCTAACCGGCATAAACACTCACAAGGCCGTCAGGCCTCGGTCACCTTGCCGCCGGCCACTTCGAGGCGGCGGGTGACCGCGACGGCGTCGAGCATGCGGCGGTCGTGGGTCACCAGGAGCAGGGTGCCCGGGTAACGGTCCAAAGCGGACTCCAGCTGCTCGATCGCCGGCAGGTCGAGGTGGTTCGTCGGCTCGTCGAGCACCAGCAAGTTGACGCCGCGGGCCTGCAGCAGGGCCAAGGCGGCGCGCGTGCGCTCACCCGGCGAGAGCGTCTCCGCGGGGCGCAGCACGTGCGCCGCCTTCAAGCCGAACTTCGCCAGCAGGGTGCGGACCTCCGCGTCGGGCAGCGACGGGACTTCGCGGGCGAAGGCGTCCGACAACGGTTCGTCGCCGAGGAACAGCCGCCGCGCCTGGTCGACCTCGCCGACGACGACGCCTGGGCCGAGCGCCGCGCTGCCCTCGTCGAGCGGCAGCCGGCCGAGCAGCGCGGCCAGCAGCGTCGACTTGCCCGCGCCGTTCGCACCGGTGATGGCGACCTTGTCCGCCCAGTCCACCTGCAGGTCCACCGGGCCGAGGGTGAAGCCGTCCCGCCGGACGACGGCGCCCCGCAACGTCGCCACGACCGCCCCGGCGCGCGGGGCCGCGGCGATCTCCATCCGCAGCTCCCACTCCTTGCGGGGCTCCTCCACCACGTCGAGCCGCTCGATCATCCGGTCGGTCTGGCGCGCCTTCGACGCCTGCTTTTCCGTGGCCTCACTGCGGAACTTGCGCCCGACCTTGTCGTTGTCGGGCGCCTTGCGCCGCGCGTTCTTGACGCCCTTCTCCATCCACGAACGCTGCATGCCCGCGCGGGCCTCCAGCGCGGCGCGGGTGCCGGCGTACTCCTCGTAGTCCTCACGCGCGTGCCGGCGCGCCACCTCGCGTTCCTCCAGGTACGACTCGTAACCGCCGCCGTACGCGCGGACCTGCTGCTGCGCCAGGTCCAGCTCGACGACCCGGTCCACGGTGCGGGCCAGGAACTCGCGGTCGTGGCTGACCAGCACGGTCGCCGCGCGCAGGCCGGTGACGAACCGCTCCAGCCGGGCGAGGCCGTCGAGGTCA
This genomic interval carries:
- a CDS encoding ABC-F family ATP-binding cassette domain-containing protein, which translates into the protein MSATIVAKDLASGHGDRTLFSGLDLVVAPGDVVGLVGVNGAGKSTLLRTLAGLERPESGAVRLNPPTATVGHLPQEPERRPGESVREFLARRTGVAAAQAELDSATEALTAGADGSDDTYATALDRWLALGGADLDERAAEVAADLGLAVDLDQPMVSLSGGQAARAGLASLLLSRYDVFLLDEPTNDLDLDGLARLERFVTGLRAATVLVSHDREFLARTVDRVVELDLAQQQVRAYGGGYESYLEEREVARRHAREDYEEYAGTRAALEARAGMQRSWMEKGVKNARRKAPDNDKVGRKFRSEATEKQASKARQTDRMIERLDVVEEPRKEWELRMEIAAAPRAGAVVATLRGAVVRRDGFTLGPVDLQVDWADKVAITGANGAGKSTLLAALLGRLPLDEGSAALGPGVVVGEVDQARRLFLGDEPLSDAFAREVPSLPDAEVRTLLAKFGLKAAHVLRPAETLSPGERTRAALALLQARGVNLLVLDEPTNHLDLPAIEQLESALDRYPGTLLLVTHDRRMLDAVAVTRRLEVAGGKVTEA